From a region of the Arachis ipaensis cultivar K30076 chromosome B09, Araip1.1, whole genome shotgun sequence genome:
- the LOC107616932 gene encoding callose synthase 5-like: MAYELHGLMAGNVSIVTGENIKPSYGGDEEAFLGKVITSLYRVIDTEAKRSRNGIAPHSAWCNYDDLNEYFWSPDCFSLGWPMHDDGDILDV; the protein is encoded by the exons ATGGCATATGAACTACACGGTCTAATGGCTGGAAATGTCAGCATTGTTACGGGTGAAAATATCAAGCCTTCTTATGGTGGTGATGAAGAGGCATTTCTAGGCAAGGTTATAACTTCCCTCTACCGAGTAATAGACACG GAAGCCAAGAGGAGCAGAAATGGAATCGCTCCTCACTCAGCATGGTGCAACTATGATGATCTAAATGAGTATTTCTG GTCACCTGATTGCTTTTCTCTTGGATGGCCAATGCATGATGATGGTGACATTTTGGATGTCTGA
- the LOC110266832 gene encoding uncharacterized protein LOC110266832 produces MMIAAYSRKGNMEEAEAIVNRTIMKGGKPNLWTWSGLLLGYIPQRNFSMVVRCMKEAVSICEVGCKWRPLPDSLAAIFQYLKFNGDMEEAEDLIRLLSSKNIISLDVHNKLMSWIKDVESNVPAIDVLGGDSHKQIGEISEPEEDGTRTTLTLSLEVLGCSRSSQLSQSQ; encoded by the coding sequence ATGATGATAGCAGCTTACAGCAGAAAGGGCAATATGGAAGAAGCTGAAGCCATTGTTAATAGGACAATCATGAAGGGAGGAAAGCCAAATTTATGGACTTGGTCAGGGCTCTTGCTTGGATATATTCCACAAAGAAATTTTTCGATGGTTGTTCGATGTATGAAAGAGGCAGTTTCTATCTGTGAAGTGGGGTGTAAGTGGAGGCCACTACCGGACTCCTTAGCTGCCATTTTTCAGTACTTGAAATTTAATGGAGATATGGAGGAGGCAGAGGATTTGATAAGGTTACTCAGCAGCAAGAATATTATCTCCCTTGATGTTCATAACAAGCTGATGAGTTGGATTAAGGATGTGGAATCAAATGTGCCTGCAATTGATGTGCTGGGAGGCGATTCACATAAACAAATTGGGGAAATTTCAGAGCCAGAGGAAGATGGAACACGAACAACCCTGACTTTAAGCCTGGAGGTGTTGGGGTGTTCGAGGTCATCTCAATTAAGCCAGTCACAATAA
- the LOC107615507 gene encoding uncharacterized protein LOC107615507, translating into MAMKMPRSRVQIKTLPVYRESEEVQGVRVLHRNFWSFYPFIVAFRHCKPLVQVDNTHLYEKYKGALLVAVAQDGNQNIVPIAFAIVEGETTGVWEFFLTNLWRYVVTIDGVGIIFYRHTSIDAAIARSNGAWSPPRAWHMYCIRHIGSNFLRRFKAPYLHKLMVNTGYSRMEQEYNKNYQRLKEWGEAYTQWCDEIGVERWVLAFDGGHRWGHMTTNLLECINSVLKGARNLPVTALVRSTFYRLNELFTRKSTEAHECIRNGFTYSEFATKRVEKSFRRAGNIVVNQFDRRNEMFEVREMQDGTIYTVNLAQRHCDCGHFQVERLPCRHVLACCTNQRLDWQVYVHDVYKMSEICKVYRGEFVLMGDPST; encoded by the exons ATGGCAATGAAGATGCCAAGGTCTCGTGTTCAAATTAAAACGCTCCCCGTTTATCGTGAGAGTGAGGAGGTTCAAGGTGTAAGAGTTCTGCACCGCAATTTTTGGAGCTTCTATCCGTTTATTGTAGCATTCAGACACTGCAAGCCACTGGTGCAGGTTGATAACACGCACCTGTACGAAAAATATAAAGGTGCACTTCTGGTAGCAGTTGCACAAGATGGGAATCAAAACATTGTGCCTATTGCATTTGCGATTGTCGAGGGCGAGACAACAGGCGTATGGGAGTTTTTTTTAACCAATTTGTGGAGATATGTTGTTACCATTGATGGTGTGGGTATTATTTTTTACCGCCATACCTCCATCGACGCTGCAATAGCTCGCAGTAACGGTGCATGGTCACCACCAAGGGCGTGGCACATGTACTGCATCAGGCACATTGGGTCCAACTTCTTAAGGAGGTTCAAGGCTCCATATTTACATAAACTCATGGTGAACACAG GCTATTCTAGGATGGAGCAGGAGTACAACAAAAACTACCAAAGACTTAAAGAGTGGGGTGAGGCATATACTCAATGGTGCGATGAGATTGGTGTTGAGAGATGGGTGTTGGCATTCGATGGTGGTCATCGTTGGGGACATATGACGACAAACTTGTTAGAGTGCATAAATTCTGTCTTGAAGGGTGCACGCAACCTTCCTGTGACTGCCCTTGTCCGGTCAACTTTCTATCGACTGAATGAATTGTTCACTCGGAAGAGTACTGAGGCTCATGAGTGTATCCGCAACGGATTCACGTATTCAGAATTTGCAACGAAGAGAGTTGAAAAAAGCTTCCGACGTGCAGGAAACATTGTGGTCAACCAGTTCGACAGGCGTAACGAGATGTTTGAAGTTCGAGAAATGCAAGATGGTACCATTTACACTGTTAACCTTGCGCAACGACACTGCGACTGTGGCCATTTCCAGGTCGAGCGACTGCCATGTCGCCACGTGCTTGCATGTTGCACCAACCAGCGTCTTGACTGGCAAGTGTACGTGCACGATGTGTACAAGATGTCTGAAATTTGCAAGGTGTATAGAGGCGAGTTTGTTTTGATGGGTGACCCATCTACGTGA
- the LOC110266191 gene encoding uncharacterized protein LOC110266191 encodes MDESMNFFAVTKEKKPGVYCSWKGPNEKAVSCTFPEFHGFNSYDQALLAFNSKMSSIHAENSAKAEMVGSLCEGGGSSGGSRRRPIVSWLPVISQEELEWNFAIVNDMEE; translated from the exons ATGGATGAGAGTATGAACTTCTTTGCAGTCACAAAGGAAAAGAAACCTGGTGTGTACTGTAGCTGGAAAGGCCCCAACGAGAAAGCTGTCTCCTGCACCTTTCCGGAGTTTCACGGATTCAATAGCTATGACCAAGCGTTGTTGGCTTTCAATTCCAAAATGTCAAGCATCCATGCAGAGAACTCGGCGAAAGCTGAGATGGTGGGATCTCTGTGCGAAGGAGGTGGGTCGTCCGGAGGTAGCCGACGACGTCCGATTGTGTCGT GGCTACCCGTAATTTCCCAAGAGGAACTCGAGTGGAATTTCGCGATTGTAAACGATATGGAGGAATGA
- the LOC107618241 gene encoding heavy metal-associated isoprenylated plant protein 34, giving the protein MSKQDMMRIQNCILKVNIHCDGCEQKVKKLLQKIDGVYSVNIDAEQGKVVVSGHIDPAKLIKKLKRGGKHAELWSQKGGGGGGGGGIMFNQNFPINPQQFKNLQIDPSKMMAAASAGGGGGGGKNNKGQNGHKGGGGGGGGGGQIAHFQNMKGTKDLKGQGKDQKSVKFNLSDNEDYDESDDGLDDFDDEFDDEDFDDDEYDDEDEGEEYGHGHGGHGHGNPMMNNKMMPMMMANARGPHGPAGMMMSGPAMNSHKGNAFGGGGGGGAKKAADVMDLPMQMKGKDGNGGKKGGGGDGGKNNKGGKNNKGGGGGGGGGDNKKKGGKSKSGGGGFLVKLLGLGGKKSKKGATDTTNKNNKSNGNGGNKGKDGKKNGGGKLDKVDFDFDDFDILPPSSGKNGKGGSGGGKGGNNNGHHHGGSGNNGNMGQMGQKGPMGQMGQMGNIPAVQGLPAAAMNGGGYYQGMQMQQPNPYNMQQQQYMAMMMNQHQQQQQHQHQQANMNMYPPQHMMYGGGGMRPYMMPPPPMPLHPMADPMTHVFSDENTESCTIM; this is encoded by the exons ATGAGTAAACAAGACATGATGAGAATTCAG AATTGTATTCTGAAGGTGAATATCCACTGTGATGGGTGTGAGCAGAAAGTAAAGAAACTGCTTCAGAAAATAGACG GTGTGTATTCAGTGAATATAGATGCTGAGCAAGGGAAGGTTGTGGTGTCAGGGCATATAGATCCAGCAAAGCTCATAAAGAAGCTCAAGAGAGGAGGCAAACATGCTGAACTATGGAGCCAGAAGGGAGGAGGCGGAGGAGGAGGAGGCGGCATCATGTTCAACCAGAACTTCCCCATTAACCCACAACAGTTCAAGAACTTGCAAATTGATCCCTCCAAGATGATGGCGGCAGCATCagcaggaggaggaggaggaggaggaaagaaCAATAAGGGGCAAAATGGTCataaaggaggaggaggaggaggaggaggaggtgggcAAATAGCACACTTTCAAAACATGAAGGGGACAAAAGATCTCAAGGGACAGGGGAAGGATCAGAAATCTGTCAAGTTTAACTTATCCGATAATGAGGATTATGATGAAAGTGATGATGgtcttgatgattttgatgatgagTTCGATGATGAGGATTTTGATGATGACGAATATGATGATGAGGACGAGGGTGAAGAATATGGCCATGGACATGGTGGACATGGGCATGGTAATCCCATGATGAATAACAAGATGATGCCCATGATGATGGCCAATGCCCGTGGGCCACATGGACCTGCTGGCATGATGATGAGTGGGCCTGCCATGAACAGCCATAAAGGCAATGCCTTTGGTGGCGGTGGTGGTGGGGGAGCCAAGAAAGCTGCTGATGTCATGGATCTCCCTATGCAAATGAAGGGCAAAGATGGAAATGGGGGAAAGAAAGGTGGTGGTGGAGATGGTGGTAAAAACAACAAAGGGGGAAAGAATAACAAGGGGGGTGgcggcggtggtggtggtggagataACAAGAAGAAGGGTGGGAAATCAAAAAGTGGTGGTGGTGGCTTCCTTGTTAAGTTATTAGGTCTTGGaggaaagaaaagcaagaaaggGGCAACCGACACAACAAACAAGAACAACAAAAGCAATGGGAATGGTGGGAACAAGGGCAAAGATGGAAAGAAAAATGGGGGTGGGAAATTGGACAAAGTTGACTTcgattttgatgattttgataTTCTCCCTCCTAGTAGTGGCAAAAATGGAAAGGGTGGGAGTGGTGGTGGCAAGGGGGGTAATAATAATGGTCATCATCATGGCGGTAGTGGTAATAATGGCAACATGGGCCAAATGGGTCAGAAAGGCCCAATGGGACAAATGGGCCAAATGGGAAATATTCCGGCAGTGCAAGGGTTGCCGGCGGCCGCAATGAATGGTGGTGGCTACTATCAAGGGATGCAAATGCAACAACCAAATCCATATAACAtgcaacaacaacaatatatggCCATGATGATGAACCAAcatcaacaacaacagcaacatcaacatcaacaagCAAACATGAATATGTATCCACCACAACACATGATGTATGGTGGTGGTGGCATGAGGCCGTACATGATGCCACCGCCACCCATGCCGTTACATCCCATGGCTGATCCCATGACACATGTTTTCAGTGATGAGAACACCGAGAGCTGCACCATCATGTAG